Proteins encoded by one window of Microplitis mediator isolate UGA2020A chromosome 1, iyMicMedi2.1, whole genome shotgun sequence:
- the LOC130673287 gene encoding uncharacterized protein LOC130673287, whose translation MAAAVFIEVHTPAYGVRVTMFCSKTKVAPLKRLTIPRLELTAAHMLAKLIKHCQSTLNLTQSPTYLWTDSTLTITWIKSHRSCWKEFVRNRVSHIQDLLPDDHWNFISGTQNPADCATRGLSPTQLRDCQLWWTGPPWLLKSSSSWPKCPSINDTGAQAEERPRLALFSSNLLMKSNWPIMKRPIPLLRMLRATAICYRLRDMIKKSPNSSLKTPITSDKVTSALNFCIKASQRIHFSHEINIYSKHAPWPNGHPFARLVAFIDTDGSIRVGG comes from the coding sequence ATGGCAGCTGCCGTGTTCATCGAAGTCCACACACCTGCCTATGGAGTCAGAGTTACGATGTTCTGCTCTAAAACCAAGGTAGCTCCGTTAAAACGACTAACGATACCAAGGTTAGAACTCACCGCAGCTCACATGTTGGCAAAACTCATCAAACACTGCCAGAGCACTCTTAATCTCACTCAATCGCCAACATACTTGTGGACGGACTCAACACTCACAATCACGTGGATCAAATCTCACCGGTCTTGCTGGAAGGAGTTTGTCCGGAATAGGGTGTCACATATTCAAGATCTACTTCCAGATGACCACTGGAATTTCATTTCGGGCACACAAAACCCAGCAGACTGCGCAACACGAGGGTTGTCACCTACTCAACTCCGTGATTGTCAACTATGGTGGACTGGCCCACCATGGTTGCTCAAGAGTTCATCGTCCTGGCCTAAATGTCCATCAATCAATGATACAGGAGCTCAAGCCGAAGAACGGCCTAGACTGGCCCTATTTTCATCGAACttattaatgaaatcaaaTTGGCCTATCATGAAACGGCCAATACCACTTCTACGCATGTTACGAGCTACTGCAATCTGCTACAGACTCCGTGACATGATCAAGAAATCACCGAACTCATCACTCAAGACTCCAATTACTTCTGACAAAGTAACTTCTGCACTCAACTTCTGTATCAAAGCATCTCAACGCATTCATTTTTCACACGAGATCAACATATATTCCAAGCACGCACCATGGCCAAATGGTCATCCATTTGCTCGATTGGTTGCTTTCATTGACACCGACGGTAGCATTCGAGTAGGTGGATGA
- the LOC130673296 gene encoding uncharacterized protein LOC130673296, with protein MGHMQKVPDSYQSSHITYYLPHHGVLREESTTMKLRVVFNGFSNTTSGISLNDTLHTSPKLQSDIFDVLLYVRRHQFIFTTDITKMFHQINVHPDDWDYQRILWEDDDNQPQSYHLTTVIYGTRPAPYPAGHVLKQLIIDEGDKYPLAVEPFEKGSYVDDICGGADNVNHLNNIASQVEAICLAGCFPLAK; from the coding sequence ATGGGTCACATGCAAAAGGTTCCAGATTCATATCAATCATCTCACATCACCTACTATCTACCTCATCACGGTGTCCTTCGTGAAGAAAGCACAACAATGAAGCTGAGAGTCGTTTTCAACGGCTTCAGTAATACTACCTCAGGCATCTCACTAAATGACACACTTCACACGAGTCCAAAACTGCAGTCTGACATCTTTGATGTCTTACTGTATGTCAGAAGACACCAATTCATCTTTACCACGGACATCACAAAGATGTTTCATCAAATCAATGTTCATCCAGATGATTGGGACTATCAACGGATCCTCTGGGAAGATGATGACAATCAACCTCAATCATATCATCTCACCACCGTTATATACGGCACGCGTCCAGCACCATATCCTGCTGGCCATGTTCTCAAACAGCTGATTATCGATGAAGGAGATAAGTATCCACTAGCTGTCGAACCTTTTGAAAAAGGCAGCTACGTGGATGATATCTGCGGAGGCGCTGATAACGTCAATCATCTCAACAACATCGCATCTCAAGTGGAAGCAATATGTCTCGCTGGGTGTTTTCCACTAGCCAAGTAG
- the LOC130673305 gene encoding uncharacterized protein LOC130673305: MHGGTQLTLAAVRKKCWTFGGRVPIKYHIQRCVVCVRQRAQRSQQLMGQQPTSRVSPSLVFESTGVDYAGPVQLKYFQGRGTRCYKGWIAVFVCFSTSAIHLEAVSDYTAEGCLKAFRRFTSRRGICKTLFSDCGTNFKGADVILK, translated from the coding sequence ATGCATGGAGGTACGCAACTGACGCTAGCTGCCGTGCGCAAGAAGTGTTGGACATTTGGTGGAAGAGTCCCAATTAAATATCACATTCAACGCTGTGTTGTCTGTGTAAGACAGAGAGCTCAGCGATCTCAACAGTTGATGGGTCAACAGCCTACATCTCGAGTCTCACCATCACTCGTCTTTGAAAGTACTGGCGTAGACTACGCTGGTCCTGTTCAGCTAAAATACTTTCAAGGACGAGGTACACGCTGCTACAAAGGCTGGATTGCGGTCTTTGTATGCTTCTCAACTTCTGCAATTCACCTGGAAGCTGTAAGCGATTACACTGCAGAAGGCTGTCTCAAGGCGTTCAGGAGGTTCACAAGTCGTCGTGGCATCTGCAAAACCCTTTTCAGTGACTGTGGCACGAACTTCAAGGGGGCAGATGTCATTCTTAAATAA